The Carnobacterium mobile DSM 4848 genome includes a window with the following:
- a CDS encoding ABC transporter ATP-binding protein, with protein sequence MIEFKTVSKSYGTKQALKDVSFTIQPGEIFGLIGHNGAGKSTAIKSLVSIIDPSKGSILIDGENIAANRLAVKKKIGYVPDSPDMFLRLTAMEYWDLIAVAYEIPEEEKNKQLLKLMNLFDMTENQTSLISSFSHGMRQKTFIIGALLSNPKIWVLDEPMTGLDPQASYDLKELMRQHAAEGNTVLFSTHVLEVAQQLCDHIAILKNGEILYDGTVETLQAENEDQSLETIYLKMAGRTPAEEPIRNETDSTATERRG encoded by the coding sequence ATGATAGAATTTAAAACTGTCTCAAAATCTTACGGCACTAAACAAGCACTAAAAGATGTCTCTTTTACTATTCAGCCAGGAGAAATTTTCGGTCTAATCGGACATAACGGTGCTGGAAAATCGACCGCTATTAAATCGTTAGTCAGCATCATTGATCCGAGCAAAGGCTCTATTTTGATAGATGGAGAAAATATTGCCGCTAACCGTCTTGCTGTTAAAAAGAAAATCGGATATGTTCCAGATTCACCAGATATGTTTTTACGTTTAACCGCTATGGAATATTGGGACTTGATTGCAGTAGCATATGAAATTCCCGAAGAAGAAAAAAATAAGCAGCTCTTAAAATTAATGAATTTATTTGATATGACAGAAAACCAAACCAGTCTGATTAGTTCTTTTTCACATGGAATGCGCCAAAAAACCTTCATTATAGGTGCTTTACTCTCGAATCCAAAAATATGGGTACTGGATGAGCCCATGACTGGTCTAGATCCGCAAGCCTCTTATGATTTGAAGGAACTAATGAGACAACATGCAGCAGAAGGGAACACTGTGCTGTTCTCCACTCATGTATTAGAAGTTGCTCAACAGCTCTGCGACCATATTGCTATCCTCAAGAATGGGGAAATCTTGTATGACGGAACAGTCGAAACATTGCAAGCAGAAAATGAAGATCAGTCATTAGAAACAATCTACTTAAAAATGGCCGGAAGAACTCCGGCAGAAGAACCCATCCGTAATGAAACCGACTCGACTGCTACAGAAAGGAGAGGATGA
- a CDS encoding SOS response-associated peptidase: MCGRYRFSPNENDEIKRIYDLASENSDSIKIGEVFPSDTTALILADEQKDILVTGMQWGFPGFKPSQLIINARSETVKEKKMFSSAFKSTRCVFPTTGFFEWDKEKSKYLFTLSAQPIYICGFYKTFKEGARSIIITTEPNQSVSPIHNRMPLLIAKADINRYLTNDDFADDYLKRNMPELTVEKV, encoded by the coding sequence ATGTGCGGACGGTACCGCTTTTCACCTAACGAGAATGACGAAATCAAACGGATTTATGATTTAGCAAGCGAAAATTCGGATAGTATCAAAATAGGGGAAGTGTTTCCATCAGACACAACAGCGCTTATTCTGGCAGACGAACAAAAGGATATCCTGGTAACAGGAATGCAGTGGGGTTTTCCTGGGTTTAAGCCTAGCCAATTGATCATCAATGCACGCAGTGAGACAGTTAAAGAGAAAAAGATGTTCTCTTCAGCTTTTAAAAGTACTCGCTGTGTCTTTCCAACAACTGGGTTCTTTGAATGGGATAAAGAAAAATCAAAGTACCTTTTCACTTTATCTGCGCAACCTATTTATATCTGTGGATTTTACAAAACATTTAAAGAAGGTGCACGCAGTATCATTATAACGACAGAACCAAATCAATCAGTTTCGCCTATTCACAATCGTATGCCGTTGTTGATTGCAAAAGCGGATATCAACCGCTACTTAACCAACGATGATTTTGCTGATGACTACCTAAAAAGAAACATGCCTGAATTAACGGTCGAGAAGGTGTAA
- a CDS encoding ABC transporter ATP-binding protein, translating to MAVIDLTNFTFRYPFSEETAVAVSSLEISAGECIVLCGKSGSGKTTFTRLVNGLVPEVYEGKWKGSFQTDTLKLGQSKIEDYASIVGSVFQNPNTQFFHLDSTKEIAFPCENAGMDPDEIYTKIDTVSANLELQDLLNRNLFKLSGGERQKVALGAAAIHEPKVVVLDEPTSNLDAAAIAMVAHTIRQLKAKGMTVIVAEHRLEYLNGIADRYCYFEAGELKTVYSQESFLALNNDQLHQKGLRSTDLASYKENVQKLIGSFDFSTDSLLAGEELAIGYKKQAVLKEIPSFSIDEPMIIGIMGANGAGKTTFIKSLAGLLKFKQGKVYWKGKSQTAKQMLKRCFLVMQDVHYQLFSESVKNEILLGAQNPERYDEVIDLLDLRKLEDRHPVSLSGGQQQRVMIAAAICSGKDILIFDEPTSGLDYTNMENVTKLMKRLKAMGKIIFVITHDQELAAKSCDKIMNF from the coding sequence ATGGCTGTGATTGATTTAACCAACTTTACTTTTCGTTATCCTTTTTCTGAAGAAACAGCCGTTGCTGTCTCATCATTAGAAATATCCGCAGGCGAGTGTATCGTTCTTTGTGGAAAAAGCGGCAGTGGCAAGACAACCTTTACACGATTAGTCAATGGGTTAGTACCAGAAGTGTATGAAGGCAAATGGAAGGGCAGCTTTCAGACAGATACACTGAAGCTGGGACAATCCAAAATTGAAGATTATGCCAGTATCGTCGGCTCTGTTTTCCAAAATCCGAATACACAATTTTTTCATCTTGATAGTACAAAAGAAATTGCTTTTCCTTGTGAAAATGCTGGAATGGATCCAGATGAAATTTATACTAAAATAGATACAGTCAGTGCAAATTTAGAGTTGCAGGATTTATTAAATCGCAATCTGTTTAAACTATCTGGAGGAGAGCGGCAAAAAGTCGCACTCGGTGCCGCTGCTATTCATGAACCAAAGGTCGTTGTCTTAGATGAGCCTACCAGCAACTTAGATGCAGCAGCCATTGCAATGGTTGCACATACGATTCGTCAATTAAAAGCTAAAGGAATGACCGTTATAGTTGCTGAACACCGATTAGAATACTTAAACGGAATTGCTGACCGTTACTGTTATTTTGAAGCAGGTGAATTAAAAACCGTTTACAGCCAAGAAAGTTTTTTAGCTTTAAACAATGATCAGCTGCATCAAAAAGGTCTGCGTTCCACTGATTTAGCCTCCTACAAAGAAAATGTACAAAAATTGATCGGCTCTTTTGATTTTTCAACAGATAGTCTATTGGCCGGTGAAGAGTTAGCAATAGGATATAAAAAGCAAGCAGTACTAAAGGAAATTCCGTCTTTTTCGATTGATGAACCAATGATTATTGGCATAATGGGCGCAAATGGAGCTGGGAAAACGACCTTTATTAAATCTTTAGCTGGCTTGCTGAAATTCAAACAGGGAAAAGTATATTGGAAAGGCAAATCTCAAACAGCCAAACAAATGCTGAAGCGCTGTTTCTTAGTTATGCAAGATGTTCACTATCAATTATTTTCTGAAAGTGTGAAAAATGAAATTTTATTAGGTGCTCAAAATCCTGAACGGTATGATGAGGTAATCGATTTGTTGGATTTGCGGAAGCTAGAAGACCGTCATCCGGTTTCACTATCGGGTGGTCAACAGCAACGAGTAATGATTGCTGCCGCTATTTGTTCTGGGAAAGATATTTTGATTTTTGACGAACCAACGAGTGGTCTTGATTACACTAATATGGAAAACGTAACGAAGCTCATGAAACGATTAAAAGCTATGGGGAAAATTATTTTTGTGATTACCCACGATCAAGAACTAGCTGCTAAAAGTTGCGATAAGATTATGAACTTTTAG
- a CDS encoding CbiQ family ECF transporter T component: MQLDPRSKMAILLWCNYILLSQAQGSLEAITVVFLTFLFVLARKGKTGGTYLVIYSMMLVTDHYVIDHVAESLSMVLIFFAVSLRLLLPCMMAGTYLMKTTTVGELTLGLRKLRTPESILIPIIVTVRFLPAIKQDYQHIRDAMKFRGVFLSKGDMVKQPVRFFEYIIIPMMISAGNTAQDLTVASLAKGISRKNKHTSIDRIGFKTQDVLCLGLLIVFVYLHQAL; encoded by the coding sequence ATGCAATTGGATCCAAGGTCTAAAATGGCCATTTTACTTTGGTGCAACTATATCTTGTTGAGTCAAGCCCAAGGCAGTTTAGAAGCGATTACTGTGGTCTTTTTAACGTTCTTATTTGTTTTGGCTCGTAAAGGAAAAACTGGGGGAACGTATTTGGTTATCTATTCAATGATGTTAGTGACAGATCACTATGTCATTGATCATGTTGCAGAGAGTCTGTCGATGGTTCTTATTTTCTTTGCCGTCAGCTTGCGTTTGCTGTTGCCATGTATGATGGCTGGAACGTATCTGATGAAAACAACAACAGTAGGTGAATTAACTCTGGGCTTGCGAAAATTGCGAACCCCAGAAAGTATTCTTATTCCGATTATTGTGACAGTTCGTTTTTTACCAGCTATAAAGCAAGATTATCAGCATATTCGAGACGCTATGAAATTTCGTGGTGTTTTTCTTTCAAAAGGGGACATGGTTAAGCAACCGGTCCGCTTTTTTGAATACATCATTATTCCGATGATGATATCTGCTGGAAATACAGCCCAAGATTTGACGGTTGCTTCATTGGCAAAAGGAATCAGCCGTAAGAATAAACATACGAGCATTGATCGGATAGGGTTTAAGACTCAGGATGTGCTTTGTCTAGGTTTGCTTATCGTTTTTGTGTATTTACATCAAGCATTATAG
- a CDS encoding MptD family putative ECF transporter S component produces MEKLKVGDLINIGVFSALYFVCLSVGTLLGVVLIPGGTHIFAPSFAALLSGVVYMFLVTKVKKFGAISIVGILLALFYFSSGHFGPTFLASLVFGFLADFVAKKGNYASDKWNLVSYFVFSLGNLGPILPMWFMKEAYIQSLVERGKDSGYITNVLASFEWPVIAAVLVSLVLFSIIGGVFGQKMVEKHFSKAGLV; encoded by the coding sequence ATGGAAAAGCTAAAAGTAGGGGATTTAATTAATATTGGCGTTTTTAGCGCGTTATATTTTGTTTGTTTATCAGTTGGAACGTTGTTAGGAGTGGTGTTGATCCCAGGAGGGACACATATTTTTGCGCCTTCATTCGCTGCTCTTCTTTCCGGAGTTGTTTATATGTTTTTAGTGACTAAAGTGAAAAAATTCGGAGCTATTTCAATTGTAGGCATTTTATTGGCATTATTTTATTTTAGTTCTGGCCATTTCGGACCTACTTTTTTAGCCAGTTTGGTCTTTGGTTTTTTAGCAGATTTTGTTGCAAAGAAAGGAAACTATGCAAGCGACAAATGGAATTTGGTCAGTTATTTTGTCTTTTCCTTAGGGAACTTGGGACCGATTTTGCCTATGTGGTTTATGAAAGAAGCCTATATCCAAAGCTTAGTTGAAAGAGGAAAAGATAGTGGGTATATCACAAATGTTCTAGCTAGTTTCGAATGGCCTGTGATTGCCGCTGTATTAGTGTCACTGGTTCTCTTTTCTATTATCGGCGGGGTATTTGGCCAAAAAATGGTGGAAAAACATTTTAGCAAAGCTGGTTTAGTGTAA
- a CDS encoding uracil-DNA glycosylase produces MTHKYETFIDELAKLEVPENVYNQYSYHDQENTIRRDNLLIYLKQMGKIKPKLILVGEAPGYRGSRLTGVPFTSEHLLMNNMKGLDLFGKENGYRLVSEKERLLKEATATIIRNTLLEQDIVSLGWNAFPFHPHKKDNDKSNRTPTKKELLIGETFLVQMIDMFHIKKVVAVGNKAEESLRQLDIECQKVRHPAQGGKKAFVQGIKQINGELNDECNR; encoded by the coding sequence ATGACGCATAAATATGAAACCTTTATAGACGAACTGGCAAAGTTAGAAGTTCCAGAAAATGTATACAACCAGTACTCCTATCACGATCAAGAAAATACGATCAGAAGAGACAATTTGCTTATTTACTTAAAGCAGATGGGTAAAATCAAACCTAAACTGATACTTGTTGGAGAAGCACCAGGGTATAGAGGAAGCCGACTTACAGGAGTTCCTTTTACCAGTGAACATCTATTAATGAATAACATGAAGGGACTAGACCTTTTTGGTAAGGAAAATGGGTATCGGTTAGTTTCGGAAAAAGAAAGACTACTAAAAGAAGCAACGGCTACCATTATACGGAATACTCTTTTAGAACAAGATATTGTCTCCTTAGGATGGAATGCTTTTCCTTTTCATCCTCATAAAAAAGACAACGACAAAAGCAATCGAACGCCAACAAAGAAAGAACTTTTGATAGGAGAAACGTTTCTTGTTCAAATGATCGATATGTTTCACATTAAAAAGGTTGTTGCGGTAGGCAATAAAGCGGAAGAAAGTCTTCGCCAACTGGACATAGAATGTCAGAAAGTAAGGCATCCTGCTCAAGGCGGGAAAAAAGCATTTGTTCAGGGGATAAAGCAAATAAATGGAGAATTAAATGATGAATGCAATAGGTGA
- a CDS encoding DUF6557 family protein: MNFNEIVKKDLSNSEIMQKIAEYWKKQYYQDSDVTILSIEEKLIKLREELEKNYVADHIPDDLYTITAANRIDTVTGEEIIDVYRIFAEDRKRYSASYASFKDILHYEVLFPSDITKIDFFSETLWEITFDGFTEEEKYKSRTELENTIKETEDLQQSMDNIKAFIEYFKEKKTSDERLLLINNYQPLTNSVIEDWSDNFDDVEGDTTEIDSWWSNVNVLKQDKELLEEFLLIFGMEYEIFLNQNSNH, encoded by the coding sequence ATGAACTTCAATGAAATTGTAAAAAAAGATCTATCAAATTCTGAAATCATGCAGAAAATTGCTGAGTATTGGAAGAAACAGTATTACCAAGATAGTGACGTTACTATTTTAAGTATTGAAGAAAAGTTGATTAAGTTGAGAGAAGAGTTGGAAAAAAACTATGTCGCTGACCATATTCCTGATGATTTATATACAATCACTGCTGCAAATAGAATTGATACAGTTACAGGTGAGGAAATAATTGATGTCTACCGGATTTTTGCTGAAGATAGAAAACGCTACTCAGCGAGTTATGCTTCTTTTAAAGATATCCTCCACTACGAAGTTCTTTTTCCATCTGATATCACTAAAATTGATTTTTTTAGTGAGACGTTATGGGAAATCACTTTCGATGGTTTCACTGAAGAGGAAAAGTACAAAAGCCGTACGGAATTAGAAAATACCATAAAAGAAACTGAAGACTTGCAACAATCAATGGATAATATCAAAGCATTCATCGAATACTTTAAGGAGAAAAAAACAAGTGACGAACGCCTATTGCTAATTAATAATTATCAACCACTGACAAATTCAGTTATTGAAGACTGGTCAGATAATTTTGATGATGTTGAAGGTGATACGACCGAAATAGATTCATGGTGGTCAAACGTAAATGTATTGAAGCAAGATAAAGAGCTATTAGAGGAATTCCTTCTCATTTTTGGTATGGAATATGAAATATTTCTTAATCAAAATTCTAATCATTAA
- a CDS encoding MFS transporter has product MKKPTEKWRKQFILLVSGQTTSLIGSSAVQFAMMWWLASQTNSGKVLSLAGLVAFLPQLVIGPFAGVWIDRMDKKKIAIIADLFTGCVALILSFSIVLNGPKISFILVSLFLRAVASVFQTPAIQSIVPTLVPTEELIEANSWNQFLQSGAYMLGPVIGAVLYSAIPLWIVLLTDTFGALIASVILSRIKIKEMMTVEKETSYLEELRIGFQEFVQHKDILNVTVTGALIMFFYLPLSSLFPLMTTNHFQLSAAYGGAIEFVYASGMMIGAFVL; this is encoded by the coding sequence ATGAAAAAACCAACCGAAAAATGGCGCAAACAATTTATCCTATTAGTCTCAGGTCAGACAACCAGTCTAATCGGCAGTTCAGCTGTTCAGTTTGCAATGATGTGGTGGTTGGCGAGTCAAACCAATTCGGGTAAGGTATTATCTCTAGCAGGTTTAGTTGCCTTCTTGCCTCAGTTGGTTATTGGGCCATTTGCTGGGGTTTGGATTGACAGAATGGATAAAAAGAAAATCGCGATAATTGCTGATTTGTTTACCGGTTGTGTTGCGCTGATTCTTTCATTTTCTATTGTTTTAAATGGACCAAAGATATCATTCATTTTAGTCTCTTTGTTTTTAAGAGCGGTAGCAAGTGTTTTTCAAACACCGGCTATTCAATCCATCGTACCTACTTTGGTTCCGACAGAAGAATTAATTGAGGCAAATAGTTGGAACCAATTTTTGCAATCTGGCGCTTATATGCTAGGACCGGTGATCGGAGCAGTTCTTTATTCCGCGATACCATTATGGATCGTTTTATTAACTGATACATTTGGAGCGCTGATCGCCTCTGTGATTCTCAGCAGAATAAAGATAAAAGAAATGATGACTGTTGAAAAAGAAACGTCTTATTTGGAAGAATTGAGGATAGGTTTTCAAGAGTTTGTCCAACACAAAGACATCTTGAACGTTACTGTAACAGGAGCATTGATTATGTTCTTTTACTTGCCGTTATCTTCTTTATTTCCTTTGATGACTACAAATCATTTTCAATTATCGGCTGCTTATGGTGGAGCTATTGAATTTGTCTATGCTTCGGGAATGATGATTGGAGCATTTGTTCTTTGA
- the abc-f gene encoding ribosomal protection-like ABC-F family protein, which yields MENLSLELKNIEMNFGNKELLAADYLAVYQNDRIGIVGRNGQGKTTLLNLIQGNVAPNSGKVNRLVDFNYFKQIEEMSDLFTNEDLDVALLNRLSIPINTSECLSGGEETKIRLARALSDYKMGLLMDEPTTHLDGESIRFLIEELKYYYGTLILVSHDRYFLDQLVTKIWEIEEGSINEYPGNYSDYIVQKEQKRVEKAKIAEKANKEKQRLEQAIEQKRKQAKKMSTISEKNKNKHIKPDRLSSSKQKDSVQKAVQKSAKALETRVTQLGEVEKVATLKPIRFPMRQALEMHNRFPIMGQTVTLYAGEKLLLDRVDFQFSLGKKIAITGDNGTGKSSLLQHILNGGEGVTVSQKVRVSFYKQMDYKLKDTTPIIDYLMKQTDYPENTVRSVLDHLGFRQTELSKPVCALSGGEATRISLAVVFIRPSNVIVLDEPTNFIDIQTIEALESFIKHYPGTVVFTSHDQYFVEKTADQIWKVTDQTLSLVKGDVYS from the coding sequence ATGGAAAATTTGTCTTTGGAGTTAAAAAATATAGAAATGAATTTTGGAAATAAAGAACTACTGGCTGCTGATTATTTAGCTGTCTATCAAAATGATCGCATTGGAATAGTCGGCAGGAACGGACAAGGAAAAACCACTTTGCTAAATCTTATCCAAGGGAACGTAGCGCCAAATTCAGGTAAAGTAAATCGTTTGGTAGACTTTAATTATTTTAAACAAATTGAAGAAATGAGTGATTTGTTTACTAATGAAGATCTTGATGTTGCGCTGTTGAACCGTTTAAGCATTCCAATAAATACGTCAGAATGCTTGAGTGGTGGAGAAGAGACCAAAATTCGTTTAGCTCGAGCGCTATCTGATTATAAAATGGGATTGTTAATGGATGAACCGACAACTCATTTAGATGGAGAGAGCATTCGGTTCTTAATCGAGGAATTAAAGTATTATTATGGCACATTGATTCTTGTTAGCCATGATCGATATTTTTTAGATCAATTAGTGACTAAAATATGGGAAATAGAAGAAGGCAGCATCAATGAATATCCTGGGAATTACAGTGATTATATTGTGCAAAAAGAACAAAAAAGAGTAGAGAAGGCCAAGATAGCGGAAAAAGCAAATAAAGAAAAACAGCGATTAGAACAAGCTATTGAACAAAAAAGAAAACAAGCGAAAAAAATGAGTACGATTAGTGAAAAGAATAAAAATAAACATATTAAACCCGATCGTCTTTCGTCCTCTAAACAAAAAGACAGCGTTCAGAAAGCTGTTCAAAAATCAGCTAAAGCGTTAGAAACGCGAGTGACTCAATTGGGAGAAGTTGAAAAAGTTGCAACTTTAAAGCCTATCCGTTTTCCGATGAGACAAGCATTAGAAATGCATAACCGATTCCCGATTATGGGGCAGACTGTTACCTTGTATGCAGGAGAGAAGCTATTACTGGATCGCGTAGACTTTCAATTTTCACTTGGCAAGAAAATTGCAATCACTGGAGATAACGGAACAGGAAAGTCATCATTATTGCAGCATATTTTAAATGGTGGAGAAGGAGTAACCGTTTCGCAAAAAGTCCGGGTGAGTTTTTATAAACAGATGGATTATAAATTAAAGGATACCACGCCAATCATTGATTATTTAATGAAACAAACCGATTATCCAGAAAATACAGTAAGATCTGTATTGGACCATTTAGGCTTCAGACAAACAGAACTCTCGAAACCAGTCTGTGCTTTAAGTGGAGGAGAAGCTACAAGGATTTCGCTGGCTGTAGTATTTATCCGTCCCTCAAACGTCATCGTATTAGATGAACCGACAAATTTTATCGATATCCAAACCATAGAAGCGCTGGAAAGTTTTATTAAACATTATCCTGGAACAGTTGTTTTCACTTCTCATGATCAGTACTTTGTAGAAAAAACAGCTGATCAAATTTGGAAAGTAACTGATCAAACACTCTCTTTAGTGAAAGGAGATGTTTATTCATGA
- a CDS encoding DUF956 family protein, producing MVESINTKIDLVIDATAFTGLTDYGKIMIGDKGFEFYHSRDPRKYIQIPWEEVEQVIASVMFKGKWIPRYAIETKRSGTFTFSSKKPKKVLRAIREYVNPDHMVQSLSFFDVLKRAFKSIGKKKKK from the coding sequence ATGGTTGAATCAATTAATACAAAGATAGACTTGGTAATAGATGCCACCGCTTTTACGGGACTAACGGATTATGGGAAAATTATGATTGGTGATAAAGGATTTGAGTTTTATCATTCTCGTGACCCGCGTAAATACATTCAAATTCCGTGGGAGGAAGTAGAACAGGTCATCGCTTCTGTGATGTTTAAAGGAAAATGGATTCCGCGTTATGCAATTGAAACAAAGAGGTCAGGAACCTTTACTTTTTCTTCTAAGAAACCAAAAAAAGTTCTTCGAGCTATACGAGAATATGTAAATCCAGATCACATGGTACAGTCTCTAAGCTTTTTTGATGTACTTAAACGTGCTTTTAAGTCAATTGGGAAAAAGAAAAAAAAGTAA
- a CDS encoding PTS system mannose/fructose/sorbose family transporter subunit IID yields MAEERIELSKKDRLAVAWRSTFIQGSWNYERMQNGGWAFSMIPAIKKLYKTQEERSAALKRHLEFFNTHPYIASPILGVTLALEEERANGAPVDDVAIQGVKVGMMGPLAGVGDPVFWFTVRPMLGALGASLAMGGNILGPIIFFVAWNLIRWGFMWYTQEFGYRAGSKITEDLSGGLLQDVTKGASILGMFVLAALVQRWVSISFLPVVSRVQLDEGAYIEWDKLPNGGEGIRQAFEQVNSGLALSPTKVTTLQNNLDELIPGLAALLLTLLCMWLLKKNVSPIVIILGLFVVGVGGHVIGLL; encoded by the coding sequence ATGGCAGAAGAAAGAATTGAGTTATCAAAAAAAGATCGCTTAGCCGTTGCATGGCGTTCTACATTTATCCAAGGTTCTTGGAATTATGAACGGATGCAAAATGGTGGTTGGGCTTTCTCAATGATTCCAGCAATCAAAAAATTATATAAAACACAAGAGGAACGTTCAGCAGCGTTAAAACGTCACTTAGAATTCTTTAATACTCACCCGTATATTGCTTCCCCAATTCTTGGAGTGACTTTAGCTCTTGAAGAAGAACGGGCAAATGGTGCACCGGTTGATGATGTAGCGATTCAAGGGGTTAAAGTCGGAATGATGGGACCTCTAGCCGGAGTCGGCGATCCAGTCTTCTGGTTTACTGTACGTCCGATGTTAGGTGCTTTAGGAGCATCGTTAGCTATGGGCGGAAATATCCTTGGTCCAATCATTTTCTTCGTAGCTTGGAACCTGATTCGTTGGGGCTTCATGTGGTATACACAAGAATTTGGTTACAGAGCCGGTTCTAAAATCACTGAAGACCTTTCAGGTGGTTTATTGCAAGATGTTACAAAAGGTGCATCTATTCTAGGGATGTTTGTGCTGGCCGCTTTAGTACAGCGGTGGGTGTCGATCAGTTTCCTACCTGTTGTTTCCAGAGTTCAGTTAGATGAAGGAGCCTATATTGAATGGGACAAACTTCCTAATGGCGGCGAAGGTATCCGACAAGCTTTTGAACAAGTAAATTCAGGGTTGGCACTTTCACCGACGAAAGTAACGACTTTGCAAAACAACTTGGATGAATTAATTCCAGGGCTAGCTGCATTACTGCTTACATTATTATGTATGTGGTTGCTTAAGAAAAATGTCAGCCCAATCGTTATTATTCTTGGTTTATTTGTAGTCGGAGTAGGCGGACATGTAATCGGGTTATTATAA
- a CDS encoding PTS mannose/fructose/sorbose transporter subunit IIC, producing MSIISIILVILVAFLAGMEGILDEFQFHQPLVACTLIGLVTGNLTAGIVLGGTLQMIALGWANIGAAVAPDAALASVASAIILVLGGQGVKGVPSAIAIAVPLAVAGLFLTMIVRTLAVPIVHLMDKAAEEGNIRGVEMWHIFAVCMQGVRIAIPAAALLFIPAHTVQSFLESMPAWLTDGMAIGGGMVVAVGYALVINMMATKEVWPFFVIGFVVAAISQLTLIALGALGVALALIYLNLSKMGGSSNGGGGSNSGDPLGDILNDY from the coding sequence ATGTCTATTATATCAATTATTTTAGTAATACTTGTTGCTTTTCTAGCTGGTATGGAAGGAATCTTAGATGAATTTCAATTCCATCAACCATTAGTGGCATGTACATTGATCGGTTTAGTAACAGGTAATTTGACAGCTGGTATCGTTCTTGGCGGTACGCTTCAAATGATCGCGCTTGGTTGGGCAAATATCGGAGCAGCGGTAGCGCCAGATGCTGCATTAGCATCAGTTGCATCAGCAATTATTTTAGTATTAGGTGGACAAGGCGTTAAAGGTGTTCCATCGGCAATCGCAATCGCGGTTCCACTTGCAGTAGCAGGACTTTTCTTAACTATGATCGTTCGTACACTTGCTGTACCTATCGTACATTTGATGGATAAAGCAGCTGAAGAAGGTAATATTAGAGGGGTCGAAATGTGGCATATCTTTGCAGTATGTATGCAAGGGGTTCGTATTGCGATTCCTGCAGCAGCACTTTTATTCATTCCTGCACACACAGTTCAATCATTCTTAGAATCAATGCCTGCATGGTTAACTGACGGTATGGCTATTGGTGGGGGAATGGTAGTTGCAGTTGGTTATGCATTAGTTATTAACATGATGGCAACAAAAGAAGTATGGCCATTCTTCGTTATTGGTTTCGTAGTAGCTGCAATTTCTCAATTGACTCTTATTGCGCTTGGTGCATTGGGTGTGGCTTTGGCCCTTATTTACTTGAACCTTTCTAAAATGGGAGGATCTTCAAATGGCGGCGGCGGAAGCAACTCTGGTGACCCGCTTGGCGATATCTTAAACGATTATTAA